A region of the Hyperolius riggenbachi isolate aHypRig1 chromosome 9, aHypRig1.pri, whole genome shotgun sequence genome:
gtctgcctacttcctgctttcatgaaagcatacatagggttagcatcctgtgcttacaaaattgctgctctgccatggcagccagctgacacagctgagagatcaaatcacaTCTTGTTATCAGTCACAGataacagtgtgaccctcactgataagaaattccaactataaaacactttcctagcagaaaatggcttctgagagcaagaaatagataaaaaggggaatttcttatcagtgagggtcacactgtagtcacttcctgtctgagtcaggactgagtcagccactaacatacctgatatttaactctttcagacagagaaaggaaaaaaagaaacacggcatagttatttgtgtgctaggcactgtacatacacatgtctatctcattatgtcacatttcagtttgggtatcctttaaggatttaaacaatgatgctggacagcttccctgctcgctacagttttttggcagttggacagagcaactgccattcactaagtgcttttgaaaataaataaatccctgagaatcccctatgaagagatggactagtccaaaacctgtcgcttctgtcagatttctactacctgctgtaagtgacagcaacataggagaaaagtaatttatggctcattttactctggagaaaacatacttcttatttgtatatgtctgCACATACTTTAAAATTTAAcagtttttcaccatagtgcccctttaaaacaaGTGGTCACTCATATCTTATGTGGAGTTAGACACCCAATAGTAACATATTGGAACCAATCACAACTACCCTCCTTACTACACGTTCTTCAAGTGGttgactctaatctaaaaatagaATATCTATCCAAAGCCAAAAATTCCCATTCTCTATGAAAGGACAAGTCTTTTGACTTGGCAAAAATGCTGTTAATTGTAATGTATATTATGGAGATTGACTCTTCAACTGCCCGCTGATTACTGGTAATCACTGGTCCCCCCCCTTCTTTGCACCTCTGAACTGACCACCACAGATAGACTGTACGCCCTGGTTATTAAGGTTGAGAACCAGGATCGTTATGTGCCAGGAGACAGGGATGATCTCAATAGTGCTCACGGGTAATGAGCTACTCAAATTCgtcattaaaatgaggcttaattgtttcaggtgtgtggctgggagacaaggggttactatCCTACAATGCCGCCGGCTTCTATGCGTATTACGTCTTGCACGCGGCTTTTTagacgcgttgcaagactcactagcgcacacttcctccttccagcttgaaggaggaagtgcgtgcTAGTGAGTCTTGCGTCCAATAGGCCGCATGCAAGATGTGATATGCATAGAAGCCGGCGGCATTGTGGGaaagtaaccccttgtctcctagCTGCACATCTGAAACAAACCTCATTTTAATGACAAATTCAAGTAGCTCACTACTCGAgagcagggctgtatttaggttttgggctcccctaggcactccAAACTTatggcgccccccctccccggtaGGCGGGCGGGCCGCGCCgaaagatgggcgtggccacataatgcagtgggcgtgtccgtaacatacagtgggtgtggccaattaaaatttcctagtaagagtgcagcccaaagtcggtggggccctaaaaaagcaagtgaccctaaaaaagcaagtaggaaatgcccccccccccccccaaaaaaaaacaacacacattagccagtgttctctcgcacaaagtagtggtaggtattagattgtgtgctcccctgagaaaagtcagtaacataactgttctctgcaaagtgctgcagaaatagccagtgctatttaaatacataataatagagtaggaccaggggtgagcctggggtgcctggcacctgggtgcaagattttctctggcgcctatgggagtggttaaattaaccgtgcccaaccacataaccatgtcctgcctaatcacacccacaccttccacctctttacgcatgcatgcgataccccattcctacccctcttccatgggcttgctcctggctggctttggctgcctgcgagtctgctagtctctggactgactcagattGAGAGgcactgcgagtgcgacgcagtcacacactgcgtatttatgcctgcctgcagccaccctactctcgctcgctgtcgtcggctcctccccccgccaagcccgaggtgggctgcctgtatctttcccgttgcgccgcgcagcctgccagtgttgccaacctttcacgttattttttactgataaatacctaaaaatttactgacaaaagattatttttactgacaaaatttccccactaaaggcacacaagagacagcgtttcaccagtaaatgcacgtaatgacagacagcttttcaccagtaaatgcacataagagacagcttttcaccagtaaatgcacataatgacaaacagccagtgtccccggtatatgtagacaGCCTGgatcccctttagctagtgagtgacagggagcccctttagctagtgagtgacagggagcccctttagctagtgagtgacagggagcccctttagctagtgagtgacagggagcccctttaggcagtgagtgacagggagcccctttagctagtgagtgacagggagacccccaGCCACCGCTCCaactcccccccctcaccttgcagacctcaggatcagcggcgacccgaccagtacgagcgggcgccggacgcacccgctctatatgcggaagtgatgtcacttccgcatatcagtgcgggcgctgggtcctagcacccgcaagattggtcgccgcctgatcgtggTCTGAGTGAGGATGAGCAgcgcccgcagcacccgcccaggctcggccctgggtaggacattagactatggcaggattagattgtaagctcctcagaggatagtcagtgacacgactacgtactctgtgaagtactgctgaagatggcagtacaatatagtacagtagtatggcagcatagtggcgtagtggttagtgctctcgccttgcagcgctgggttcccggttcgaatcccagccaggtcaacatctgcaaggagtttgtatgttctccctgtgtctgtgtgggtttccttcagacactctggtttcctcccacatcccaatagcatacgatacagataagttaattgccttcctcctttaaattggccctagactacgatacatacacacatgactatggtagggattacattgtgagcccctctgtgggacagttagtgacaagacaatacatactctgtacagcgctgcataatatgttggcgctatataaataataagtataagtacagtataaagtagccaggtctataggtatccccaatgcagacatactataggtgttcccagtatagatagccaggtctataggtatccccagtttaggtagtagtcaggggcgtaactagaaatcactgggcccccttgcaaaaaatttggatggggccccccataggtgccaaataatcataatggggcagcgtttcactataaaataattgtaatcgtaatgcagcaattttcaccagaaaataatcgcaacgtttggcagcatttcaccagaaaataattgcaatgagtgcaacattatagcagagaataatcgcaatgaatgcaacatttcagcagagaataatagcaatgtgggcagcataacaccagaagataatcgtacagtgggcatcatttaaaggggaacttcagcctaaacaaacatactatcatcaagttacattagttatgttaattagaatagataggtaatataatctcttacccaccttgttttaaaagaacaggcaaatgtttgtaattcatgggggctgccatctttgtcatgggggcagccatctttttggttgaaaggaggtgacaaggagcaggagacacagttccaactgtcctgtgtcctgattacccctcccagctgcactcactaggctgcaaatgtcaaattcaaaatgtaaaaaaaacaaacattgcaccaaaacagcagaacgagaacaacatcagaaatcccatcattctttgcacagcatcaggggaaaaaagcccgggcagttttcttctgtgcagctaaaagtgaggcttgtataagagaaagaaagttctgatgctgtgaaactgtaaaataaacaccaagggccatatgcaattcactttttcacctgagttttctcctaggagataatttttcatcttcaatttaatataactttttagcactttgcaatggaaaaagtaccaaaaagtaggtcaaaaattactgtaaaaattattttcgGTATTAGTtagcttgctgggggcttaaaagtcattttattttaagttgtaaaaatatcaccttggtgaaaactcaggtgaaaaagtgaattgcatatggccccaagtcttttcagtgctgctgagtcgatttttagtcactTTAAGCAGAGAAGATAGAGCGGAGCAGGCAcacacagcagcgtgaaggcaggGAGAGGTGGTGATCCGTGGAGATTGATGCGATTGGAGACAGagcctacagcgctaagctctgcctccccgggcagcaatatCCACATCCTAGAAAGTCGCGGATTTTTGCCCCAGTAGTTGGGGCGATTAAAGataaccttaagtcaaaaaaaataaaaattaaaaatgagatgaactcacctggggcttccctcagccccctgcagccgattggtgccctcgcagcaccgctccgatgcctctggacccgccggcgacgacttctggtttcgccgtcaccggccgacaggcatgggaacgcgagtgattgttcacgttcccagcctgtatatcgccccctatgctgctattgcggccagggaaGTTTTGATGCAGGATAGCGGTGTTTCAGTTatgccattaatgctgaagaggactgcctaaaaaaaagatgtaattttgtaggcttcagactctctttaaaggacttccgaggccaagtgtaaaaaaatttgaaatacctgcatcacatgtgtaggcacggaggatgccatccgcgccctccgtgccgttctgccAGGTCcctgccgctcaatagccccccgggccggctcccgaccgcacggcctgggctctcctgcctccactaacatGGCTGCATGAGCTgggcgcggctgcgcagtccacatagccgcgagtgtggctgcgcagctctagggccaacccctcgatCCAGGCTACAGGAAAAAGCCTGCGCAGCGGCGGCCatgttagtggaggcaggagagcccgacccgggccgtgcggtcgggagccggccctcggggctattgagcggcgtggGCCCGGCGGAACGACACGGAGgctgcggacggcgtcctccgtgcctacaCATGTGATGCCAttattccactttttttttttacacttggccccggaagtcctttaaagggaaggttcagggactatgaaaaaaaaaatccttatccacttacctggggcttcctccagcccgtggcaggcaggaggtgccctcggcgccgctccgcaggctcccggtggccgacccgacctggccaggccggcggccaggttgggcctcttctgcgctccattgtgcgttccacgccggcgcgctgatgtcattggacgtcctctgggctgtactgcgcaggctcagaacacgggctggaggaagcaccaggtaagtgaataaggattttttttttcatagtccctgaaccttccctttaaagagacgctgaagcgagaataaatctcgcttcagagctcatagttagcaggggcatgtgtgcccctgctaaaacgccgctatcgcgcggctaaacgggggtccctgaccccccgaaatcacctcggtgcagcgggagatctcttcctggttggggcagggctaaccgccgcagccctgccccacgcgcgtctgtcagcgcgtatcttcgcctctcccccgcccctctcagtcttccttcactgagaggggcgggggagaggcggtgatgcgccgctgatagaggcgactagaggcagggctgcagccgttagccctgcctctaggagcagcaaaatgtaCGACCAATTGGGTCATTGATTTtgcggggaggaaggggggggggttgggggtgaagggacccccgtttagccacgggatagcggcgttttagcagctaactatgagctctgaagcgagaattattctcgcttcagtgtctctttaaccacttgccgaccgcacacataccgtgcggcggcaaagtggtagctggaggaccagcgacgcagatctgtgtcgccaggtgcctccctaattaatcaggaaaggcctctcgcgcgagcagccgtttcctgttagatcacggagcgggtctccgtgaatagcctgcgagccgctgatcgcggctcgcagactaaatgtaaacgcaggagacgtatgtctcctttgtttacattgtacggcgctgctgcgcagcagcgccgtaaggcagatcggcgatccccagccaatcagtggccggggatcgccgccatgtgacgggacatcctgtcacaggctgcacaggacggatagcgtcctgtgcagcccggatcaccaggggggggcaggtaggagagggaggggggaatttcgcagcggaggggggctttgaggtgctccCCCCCGCATAATGCcggccagcaggagcgatcagaccccccctgcacatcatccacataggggggaaaaaaggggggcgatctgatcgctctgcatgtaaactgatctgtgctgggggctgcagagcccacccagcacagatcataaaaaacagtgctggtccttaaggggggggggggggggggggtaaaggctgggtcctcaagtggttaaggtcagaCATTGCTGATTATACACCCTGAGGAGGgtgtataacacagcaataaacAGAAGAGGAAGGAGATGGTAGGAAAGAGAGCAAGTAAAAGAGACAGGGAAGAGAATACAGAGTAGGGAGTGTGGGGGAAAGAGGACACATGAATGATTGTGGTAAAAGGAAGAGAATGTGGGAAAGAGAAAAGAGGAATATAAGAAAGAGGTGGAGGCATAAGAGAGGAGATAAAGACAGTCAAAAAGTCTGGGGTAAAAGGGGAACAGCAGGGCCAGGGAGAGCTCACCAGGACTGTAGCCTTCACTTGTCCCGTTTTAACAGGAGCATGCTGATAaatgcagagggggaggagggtggggaaGAGATACTGGAAGAGGAGAGATCAGAGGCATAACCTAAACTGCCCCAGCTTACACAGTGCTGCTCCTGGTATTACAGACGTTAACTGTCATTATTACCTGTCTCACTGGCCACTGCAAAACCAGACTGACCTGCATTATTGATTCATTATTCTGATCAGAATAAtgaatcaatagtccagggcactctgtgTCACAGCAGCCAGTGAAACAGGCAGTAATGACAGCTGACTTCTGTAAACTGCAGAGTGAAGAAGCACTGTGCACATCTGCTACCTTTAGCCTGCCAGTCGTCATAAAGCTTGCCAGAAATCCTTTCCCTTCACTCACAGTGCTGCTGCGCTGATCTCCTCTGGCCCCTTCACTCgccatgctgctgctccaccacAGATCTCCTCTGGCCAGGGGGAACTTGTAAGATCCATAGTGTAACCAGAATCTGGTTACCAGATTGTGTTGTGTCTCAGAGACACATTGAAACTGCCGCTGTATggccgggacaggaagggggcgggGCCCCACATCCAATACAGGAAGAAGCAGAAGGCTCACAGGCTTgccggccgctgccactctgctggagggagaggggggagagagttcCCCTCCATGTGTGCGTACGCTCTCTGTGCTGACCCCCCTACCCCCCGCCCTGACCCTCttcggaaaaaaataatttaaacttgtttaataaaaattttttaaagatttttttttaaaaaaaaaatatataaataaatgaactatgagtgccccccccccccccccaggacccgcccatggcaccggcccacgggtgcctcttaatagatacggccctgctCGAGAGCACTCATGAGATCATCCCTGCCAGGAGATTATTCTCAAATTAAATAATTGTACTAAATCATGACATGTTTAGATCTATTGTTCCAAGAAGTAAAATAGGCCTTTGCTACACTGTTCTCCAACCAAAAGGTTGATGTTATGGACTCTATGCTAAAGTTGTGTTCACATAAATTGTTCTATAGCTTTTCATTTTAATGGGTTGATTTTCTTTATTACCGTAAATTAacattaaggctccctgcacactgcaaatccgttttgttatagtgattctgatttttaattcagattttccctgaatacattcaacagaaaaaatggatcaaaaaatgcagcatgcagtaaagattaaaaatcggaattggatgtaaaaaacgattaaaaatcagaatctgaaatgcgtgcagtgtgcaagaggtctAAGGATGTACTTAGATTCtctcttagggccggttcacacggacggcaggcggcgttggggcggccaggaagtcgcgtcgtcctgtgacgtcccgttcggtggcggcggtacagagatcgtcgcgatcggcgtttctcgtccccgcagggggacatgaagacgcgccggctagccgtccctagacgttgcatgcggcttctagggacggccgaaacgatgcgttaaatcgggatcagaacgccgcgtttatgcaatcgacggtaatcgacggtaaccgcgcaatgctaaacgctcctattcacttgaatgggagagtttagccgatgggtcccgaacgcttgacggtagacgccgccaagcgtccgtgtgaaccggcccttagtttaaaaactcaataaaaatatatttacaaaacaaataaacaactTTAGGAGCCACAGACTAAATACTCAAGCTGTGCGTGACCTTAGATGCTGCAGGGTAGGCCCCATAAGTAAGAAAACATGGACTGCCTTatttttattaatgttttgcTTATCCCTACTTAATACATCATGTATGTGCCTGTGAACCTGTGAAGCCAGCCAGAGTGCAACTTGttgtaaagcattttttttataatagaaTTGGATGTACTGTGTTTCAGCCcagcttttaaagtgtttttgcTAATCCCaaacttaccttgggagagggaagcctctgcgtCCTCCATAGTTATCATCCGCTGGGCTATTCCAGCACTGAGACCCCTGAAGATAGCAGGCACACTGCGCCCGCGCACTAGCACAGATCTGCTTGGGCTTTAGCTGTGAAAGCAAAACCTGGTCAGGCCTGTGCTACAGTGCAGCTCATAGATGGCTTATGCATGGGCAGTAACATGGACCTGATCAGGCTTGGCTTTTTCTGCTCTGTTGCATGCATGAGCCATCAACAAGCGCTTTTGGGGACGCAATGCTGGAACGACCCAGCATAAGACAGGGAAGCCTTTGGAGGGCccataggcttccctctcccaatgTGAGTACCCctctggggcacttttttccccccatttttaCGATCTAATACTGTACATTTTTCTGTTtggctacttaaagggatactgtaggggggtcgggggaaaatgagttgaacttacccggggcttctaatggtcccccgcagacatcatgtgttggcgcagccactcaccgatgctccggccccgcctccagttcacttctggaatttctgactttaaagtcagaaaaccactgcacctgcgttgccgtgtcctagatcccgctgatgtcaccaagagcgcacagcgcaggcccagtatggtctgtgtctgcgcagtacactcctggtgacatcagcgggagtgaggacatggcaacgcaggcacagtggttttatgactttaaagtcagaaattccagaagtgaactggaggcagggccggagcatcggtgagtggctgcgtgggcacaggatgtctgcgggggaccgttagaagccccgggtaagttcaactcattttccccggaccaccctacagtatccctttaaggaggtTTTTATTTGCTTTCCTTTGTAAATGTTGTATTGTGTCTGATTTTTCTGTGTGGCCTTATATTTACAGGTGGAGAAGGAGTATGTTTGCAGAGTGAGAGGTGAATTTCCTGCAGAGACCATCACCTGCGAGGAACCCATACTGATTGTGTCTTATAAGATTGGTGTATGTCGTGTGGATCCTAAAGGCAAATCTTCCAAAACAGTCTTCCAGAGGCTAAGCTACAATGGTAAATCTAGTGTGGTGAAGTGCTTCCCTTATACTGGTCGGACACATCAGATCAGGGtccacttgcaatatttggggcatgCTATTATCAATGATCCAATCTACAACTCTGGAGCTTGGGGACCCAATAGAGGAAAGAAAGGTGAAATCAACAAGACCGATGAAGAGCTGCTCCATTCATTGATAGAAGAACATAAAGCAGCACAAAGTTTGGACATTTTGGATATTTCTGAAGAGGACCTTCTGCTGACTGCAAAAAGTAAAGAAAACGAGGGGAACCAACAGTGTTCACTATCTGATTCATGTGGCACAGCACCAGTTAAGGGCGATCAGTTATGTACAGAAACAAACAATGAAACGTCTGTATCTAAACAGGGTGATCTCAGAGCAACCGGACAGGAACCAAGTACTGCAGAAAATAGCAGTGCTACAGAGGGAACGGAGCTAGGGGAAAAAGACTCACTTTGTGTGGAATGTAAGCTTGTAAGACCTGACCCATCACCCAAAGACCTTGTCATGTACCTTCATGCTCTACGGTATAAAGGAGAAGACTTTGACTTTTCCGCTGAACTACCAGAGTGGGCGAAAGATGAATGGACAGAAGACTGAGCTGGAAAATgttgaaggacacctgaactgagagagatatggaggctgacatatttatttccttttaaacaataccatgtcctggctgtcctgctgatcctctaatacttttagccatagactatgAAGCATGCAGATGTGATGTTTGACTTAAagtgatactgtaggggggtcaggggaaaatgagttgaacttacccggagcttctaacggtcccccgcagacatcctgtgttggcgcagccactcaccgatgctccggccccgcctccggttcacttctggaatttcagactttaaagtctgaaaaccactgcgcctgcgttgccgtgtcctcgatcctgctgatgtcatcaagagcgcacagcgcaggcctagtatggtctgtgtctgtgcagtacactcctggtgacatcagcaggagcgaggacacgggcgtgcaggcgcagtggttttctgactttaaagtcagaaattccagaagtgaactggaggcggggccggagcatcggtgagtggctgcgccaacacagaacgtctgcgggggaccattagaagccccgggtaagttcagctcattttcctccgacccccccctacagtatcc
Encoded here:
- the RPUSD2 gene encoding pseudouridylate synthase RPUSD2, whose protein sequence is MLRVARSCRGYVAASVSRTLIVSRMSAKRTEMEEKQPGRGKKRRKRQQGDDAGDRFVPPPTKRKPGVSFGEEHFQETETYLENGLRKVRPYYFHFETYCKGRWLGKSLMDVFSSEFRAQPLEYYKLAAEAGRLTLNREVVRDLNIVLKDNDLIKNIVHRHEPPVTAQPLKIIAENDEIVAVDKPASLPVHPCGRFRHNTVLFILGKEHNLKELHTIHRLDRMTSGVLMFAKTLEVSKKMSEQVRGRQVEKEYVCRVRGEFPAETITCEEPILIVSYKIGVCRVDPKGKSSKTVFQRLSYNGKSSVVKCFPYTGRTHQIRVHLQYLGHAIINDPIYNSGAWGPNRGKKGEINKTDEELLHSLIEEHKAAQSLDILDISEEDLLLTAKSKENEGNQQCSLSDSCGTAPVKGDQLCTETNNETSVSKQGDLRATGQEPSTAENSSATEGTELGEKDSLCVECKLVRPDPSPKDLVMYLHALRYKGEDFDFSAELPEWAKDEWTED